In a single window of the Bradyrhizobium erythrophlei genome:
- a CDS encoding phthiotriol/phenolphthiotriol dimycocerosates methyltransferase has product MAFGYRLQSNPLVGKFTTKYLLPLGTRQIGDDVVFFNFGYEEDPPMGLPLASSDEPNRYCIQLYHVTASRVDLTGKRLLEVSCGAGGGASYIMRNLGPASYTGLDLNPASIDMCRERHQLPGLDFLQGDSQSLPFPDETFDAVINVEASHQYRDFPRFLDEVARVLRTGGHFMYSDSRRAPVVAEWEAALADAPLRKISERAIDEECKRGLAANARRTQEKLGHRLPAFMNSLIRYGMGVLDWDLRRAGGFSYRVYCFVKD; this is encoded by the coding sequence ATGGCCTTCGGATATCGCCTGCAATCCAACCCCCTTGTCGGAAAGTTCACCACCAAGTATTTGCTGCCCCTCGGCACCCGCCAGATCGGCGACGACGTGGTGTTCTTCAACTTCGGCTATGAGGAGGACCCGCCGATGGGCTTACCCTTGGCGTCATCCGACGAGCCCAATCGATACTGCATTCAGCTCTACCACGTGACGGCCTCGCGGGTTGATCTCACCGGCAAAAGGTTGCTGGAGGTGAGCTGTGGCGCCGGCGGGGGAGCGTCATATATTATGCGTAACCTGGGGCCGGCCTCCTACACGGGGCTGGACCTAAACCCGGCCAGCATCGACATGTGCCGGGAAAGGCATCAGCTGCCGGGCTTGGACTTCTTGCAGGGCGATTCCCAGAGCCTCCCTTTTCCGGACGAAACCTTCGACGCGGTGATCAACGTCGAAGCCTCCCACCAGTACCGCGACTTTCCTCGCTTTCTTGACGAGGTGGCACGCGTGCTCCGCACAGGAGGGCATTTCATGTACTCCGATTCGCGCCGGGCTCCGGTTGTCGCCGAGTGGGAAGCTGCGCTAGCCGACGCGCCGTTGCGGAAGATTTCGGAAAGGGCCATCGACGAAGAGTGCAAACGCGGCCTGGCGGCAAATGCGCGGCGCACCCAGGAAAAGCTCGGTCACCGCTTGCCGGCGTTCATGAACTCGTTAATCCGTTATGGCATGGGTGTTTTGGACTGGGATCTGCGCCGCGCCGGAGGGTTTTCTTACCGGGTCTATTGTTTCGTCAAGGATTGA
- a CDS encoding glycosyltransferase: MKFVLAAHGTRGDVEPCAAVGVELRRRGHEVRMAVPPNLVDFVELAGLSATSYGPDSREQIVAVADFTHNAFKIQNPVIFLRAGKELFVKGWAEMSRTLTSLADGADLLLTGQTYHGLVANVAEYYDIPVAALHHFPVRVNGQVGLPFLPSPGPLVRTTMKAGWWLYSHIITKADEEAQRRELSLPPALFPASQRMAEGETLEIQAYDQAVFPGLAAEWNGRRPFVGALTLDLTADTDDEVASWIAAGKTPIYFGFGSTPVQSPAETVAVIAGACAELGERALIYSGTGGSEHPSHPDHVKLVGQVNYTKILPMCRAAVHHGGAGTTAAGLRAGLPTLILWDVADQFIWATQVKRLKVGSAKRLWNVSRKSLVKQLRKILAPDCKARAREIAPRMTKPTVGVATAADLLEQTVHARSILDETIDPVRKPSGAAQIPVQNTHAITD, from the coding sequence GTGAAGTTTGTTTTGGCGGCCCATGGGACTCGCGGCGATGTCGAACCCTGCGCCGCGGTCGGTGTGGAGCTGCGACGCCGCGGGCACGAAGTTCGAATGGCGGTCCCGCCCAACCTGGTTGACTTCGTCGAGTTAGCTGGCCTGTCCGCTACCTCCTATGGGCCGGACTCGCGAGAGCAAATAGTTGCCGTCGCGGATTTCACCCATAACGCTTTCAAGATCCAGAACCCGGTCATCTTCCTGCGTGCCGGCAAGGAGCTCTTCGTCAAGGGTTGGGCCGAGATGAGCCGGACGCTAACCTCGCTAGCCGACGGGGCCGACCTGCTGTTGACGGGCCAGACCTACCACGGGCTAGTTGCGAATGTCGCTGAGTACTACGACATCCCGGTGGCGGCCCTGCATCATTTCCCCGTGCGGGTTAACGGACAGGTCGGCCTTCCCTTCCTGCCGTCGCCGGGACCGTTGGTCCGCACGACAATGAAGGCGGGCTGGTGGCTCTATTCGCACATCATCACCAAGGCGGATGAGGAGGCGCAACGCCGTGAACTGAGCCTGCCGCCCGCGTTATTCCCTGCAAGCCAACGGATGGCAGAAGGCGAAACGCTTGAAATCCAGGCCTACGATCAGGCGGTTTTTCCCGGGCTTGCGGCGGAATGGAACGGCCGGCGCCCCTTCGTCGGCGCGCTGACCTTGGATTTGACCGCCGATACCGATGATGAGGTCGCGTCCTGGATCGCCGCGGGAAAAACGCCGATCTATTTCGGTTTTGGCAGCACGCCAGTCCAATCCCCTGCCGAGACGGTGGCCGTGATTGCAGGCGCCTGCGCCGAACTGGGCGAGCGGGCGTTGATCTATTCCGGCACCGGCGGCTCCGAACACCCTTCACATCCCGACCATGTGAAGCTCGTCGGCCAAGTCAACTACACCAAGATCTTGCCCATGTGCCGCGCCGCCGTCCACCATGGCGGCGCCGGGACCACCGCCGCCGGCCTGCGGGCCGGACTCCCGACGTTGATCCTGTGGGACGTGGCCGATCAGTTCATCTGGGCGACCCAGGTCAAACGACTGAAGGTCGGCTCCGCCAAGCGTCTTTGGAACGTGAGCCGGAAATCCCTCGTCAAGCAGCTCCGCAAAATTCTTGCACCCGATTGCAAGGCGCGAGCTCGAGAGATCGCCCCGCGGATGACCAAACCCACCGTTGGTGTCGCCACCGCCGCCGATCTGTTGGAACAGACCGTCCACGCGAGATCAATCCTTGACGAAACAATAGACCCGGTAAGAAAACCCTCCGGCGCGGCGCAGATCCCAGTCCAAAACACCCATGCCATAACGGATTAA
- a CDS encoding condensation domain-containing protein, whose protein sequence is MQAGHLRGYVEFRERGLDYSRTVMGSWDVPGRCDIRAMTYVINAHLRRHATYHSWFEYNEAKHIVRHTIKDPRDIQFVAKEYGVMTQLEWRDHVLATPDPLQWDCFRFGIIQDEHRFALYAVVDHLHCDPMLIAGFYAEILMNYSALREGKAPIALPPAASYDDFCMRESQCVSGMTLESPEVRKWIEFAGANGGTLPDFPLPLGDQSIPCGGGVHVRRLLGPEQTAQFEVICQQAGVRFSGGLFACVALTQYELSGAETYYGLTPIDMRKSPADFMTVGWFTGVVPFTVPVDPNSFEETARAAQASFDANMDLANVPYDRVLELAPWLRRPGPQFTMMNYMDAGLPPLSAIVASALNGVNAALLTDGRNPAFIYSTVFRLFDEVSIMVSYPNNPIARESARRYTEAMKSVLHRVVAGSLTEVRVRVAS, encoded by the coding sequence ATGCAGGCGGGCCATCTTCGCGGCTACGTCGAGTTCCGGGAGCGGGGCCTCGATTATTCACGCACGGTCATGGGCTCTTGGGACGTACCCGGCCGCTGCGATATCCGCGCCATGACCTACGTCATCAATGCGCACCTTCGACGCCACGCGACGTACCACAGCTGGTTTGAATACAACGAAGCGAAGCATATCGTCCGGCACACCATCAAGGATCCCCGCGACATTCAATTTGTCGCCAAAGAGTACGGCGTGATGACGCAACTCGAATGGCGAGATCACGTGTTGGCCACGCCCGACCCACTGCAATGGGATTGCTTCAGGTTCGGCATCATCCAGGACGAGCACCGGTTCGCGTTATACGCGGTCGTCGACCATCTCCACTGCGACCCGATGCTGATTGCCGGTTTTTATGCAGAGATCCTTATGAACTACAGCGCCCTCCGAGAGGGCAAGGCGCCCATCGCGCTGCCACCGGCGGCCAGTTATGACGATTTCTGCATGCGGGAAAGCCAATGTGTGTCCGGAATGACCTTGGAATCCCCCGAGGTGCGCAAGTGGATCGAGTTCGCGGGAGCCAACGGCGGAACGCTGCCGGATTTCCCGCTGCCTCTCGGCGACCAATCGATACCGTGCGGCGGGGGTGTCCACGTGAGGCGGCTGTTGGGCCCGGAGCAGACGGCTCAGTTCGAAGTCATCTGCCAACAGGCGGGTGTGAGGTTCAGCGGTGGCTTGTTCGCCTGCGTGGCCCTGACCCAGTACGAGTTAAGCGGTGCGGAAACGTATTACGGACTCACCCCCATCGATATGCGGAAGAGTCCGGCAGATTTCATGACGGTGGGATGGTTTACTGGTGTGGTGCCGTTCACCGTTCCCGTCGACCCGAACTCGTTCGAAGAAACCGCCCGCGCGGCCCAAGCGTCGTTCGACGCTAATATGGACCTCGCGAACGTGCCGTACGACCGGGTGCTGGAATTGGCTCCCTGGCTGCGCAGACCTGGACCTCAGTTCACCATGATGAACTACATGGACGCGGGTCTTCCGCCGCTTTCCGCCATCGTCGCAAGCGCACTGAATGGTGTGAATGCGGCCCTACTCACCGACGGCAGGAACCCGGCGTTCATCTACTCCACGGTTTTCCGCCTGTTCGACGAGGTCTCGATAATGGTGTCCTACCCGAACAACCCGATTGCCCGGGAATCCGCGAGGCGCTACACGGAGGCGATGAAGTCGGTGCTCCACCGCGTTGTCGCCGGCAGCCTAACCGAGGTGCGGGTTCGCGTAGCCAGTTAG
- the pks2 gene encoding sulfolipid-1 biosynthesis phthioceranic/hydroxyphthioceranic acid synthase produces MDKASVTPVAVIGMACRLPGAINSPDLFWEALLRGDDLVTEIPADRWDVDYYYDPEPGVPGRSVCKWGSFLDRVGDFDPDFFGITEREATAMDPQHRLLMETAWEAMEHAGLTKRTIAAETGVFVGLNYGDYQFVHIATDAFDGPYGNPGTISCMASGRIAYALGLHGPAVTVDTACSSGLFAIHQACRSLNDGESKLAFAGGVNVMMEPRRSASASAGGMLSGTGHCHAFDVKADGFVSGEGCVVLLLKRLPDAQRDGDRILGVIRSTAANHNGHTISVATPSGEAQTAVYRAALAAAGVDAGTVGMVEAHGTGTPVGDPIEYTSLSEVYGLGSPCVLGASKTNFGHTQAAAGALGMMKALLSVRHGVVPKNLHFEALPDELARIDTGLFVPKENTPWPLDDGQPRRAAVSAYGISGTNVHAIVEEAPKPLSGNGAAIRPGRDGPLLFPLTSSSAAGLQEAAGRLADWVEAQPSELATPDLAYTLARRRDHRSVRTAVLASTNAELVAALREVAKGDAICQEVVGQDERGPVWVFSGQGSQWAAMGADLLANEPAFAAAIAEIEPLIAAESSFSVTNALTAPEKVTGIDRIQPAIFAMQVALAATMQSYGVRPGAVIGHSMGESAAAVVAGALSLEDGARIICRRSRLMTKIAGSGAMASVELPAQQVLSELMARGVNDAVVAVVASPQSTVIGGATETVRKLVASWEKRDVMAREVAVDVASHSPQVDPILDELYDVLAEIEPLTPKVRYYSATSFDPREEPYCDANYWVDNLRHTVRFSAAVQAALEDGFRIFGELSPHPLLTHAIDQTARSLDMTVAALAAMRKDQPLPHGLRGLLGDFFAIGATVDFSLFYPGGQLMDAPLPAWTHRSLLLSREGHSSRALRSSVAVHPLMGQHVRLPQQPERHVWQAEIGTATLPWLGDHQVHGTAALPGAAYCEMALAASRTIFGEASGVSDVRFEQMLLLDEQRQISLSATAEVSGTLAFVVETNEDGMQARRASAVLHKVDDKERPAAEDIDGLLAAHPNRLEGANLRDAIDLRGIQYGPAFAGLAAVHTTEGNGTTVLAEIGLPSVIRTQQSSYGVHPALLDACFQSVAAHPSVTNASLSGLLLPLGVRQLRVHGPISTARYCYSRVTAATGGAVEADLDILDKHGNVLLTVRGLQMSTGVSPSAAQARMMAERLLTVEWQQRALPEAGTTETGAWLLVNTSDAADLMAMALADAMKPREAECTTLSWHRGADHRAMAERLRREIEKGGYIGVVVITEPKNGNAVGESAARGSEYVRHVVRIARELPNIEGPSPRLYVITRNAQKVLSDDAPNLEQGGLRGLLRVIGVEHPHLHTTHIDLDEHTKADQVVRQLLLMAPGEDETAWRNDEWYTARLCPAPLRHDERQTTVAEHERDGMRMHIRTPGDLQTMEFAAFERIPPGPGQIEVAVTASSINFADVLNAFGVLNSFGLYQSFDGILPRLGTDFAGVVTAVGSDVTNHKIGDHVGGMSVNGCWATFVACDARLATKLPEGMTDAQAAAVTTAHATAWYGLNGLARIKAGDKVLIHSGTGGVGQAAIAIARAAGAEIFATAGSEQRRQLLRDMGIDHVYDSRSVEFADQIRRDTDGYGVDVVLNSVTGAAQLAGLNLLALGGRFVEIGKRDIYGDTKLGLSPFRRNLAFWGVDLGLMSVSHPQQVSEILSTVYRLIAEGGLPMPESTHYPLADAVTAIRAMSAAEHTGKLILGIPQAGRSSVVLPPEQVPAFRRDASYIITGGLGGLGLFLAEKMAAAGAGRIVLNSRSEPTAKVLETIERVRSMGSDVLVERGDIAQADTAGRLLATATATGLPLRGVLHAAAVVENATLTNITDELIDRDWAPKVYGAWRLHEATAAADLDWFCLFSSAAALLGSPGQGAYAAANSWLDAFAHWRRAQGLPAMAIAWGAWGEIGRGAEFAEGSGAAITPDEGAYAFEELLRHDRGYTGYNPLIRTPWITSVAERSKFFEMFKAEGQKRSGSSKLRAELAELPLDEWPARLRRLLSEQIGLSLRRNVNPDHPLSEYGLDSLGNLELRIHIEGETGVRITSSDITTVRGLADHLFQKLAPTKENATTHA; encoded by the coding sequence GTGGACAAGGCAAGCGTGACTCCGGTCGCCGTCATCGGGATGGCGTGCCGGCTGCCGGGGGCCATCAACTCCCCTGATCTCTTTTGGGAAGCGCTGCTGCGAGGTGACGACCTCGTCACGGAGATTCCCGCCGACCGCTGGGACGTTGACTACTACTACGATCCCGAGCCGGGGGTGCCGGGCCGCTCGGTATGCAAGTGGGGCTCTTTCCTGGACCGCGTCGGCGACTTCGACCCGGATTTCTTCGGCATCACGGAAAGAGAAGCGACGGCGATGGATCCTCAGCATCGGTTGCTGATGGAAACCGCGTGGGAAGCCATGGAACACGCCGGCCTCACCAAGCGCACGATCGCCGCTGAAACAGGAGTCTTCGTCGGATTGAACTACGGCGACTACCAATTCGTGCACATCGCCACCGACGCCTTCGACGGACCGTATGGAAATCCCGGCACCATTTCCTGCATGGCATCCGGGCGGATTGCTTACGCGCTCGGGCTGCACGGACCCGCGGTCACAGTAGACACCGCATGCTCGTCTGGCCTCTTCGCGATCCATCAGGCCTGCCGCAGCCTGAACGACGGAGAGAGCAAGCTCGCATTCGCGGGCGGCGTCAACGTGATGATGGAGCCGCGCAGGTCCGCATCGGCGTCGGCGGGGGGTATGCTGTCGGGCACCGGGCACTGCCATGCGTTCGACGTCAAAGCAGACGGCTTCGTATCTGGCGAGGGTTGCGTCGTCCTGTTGCTCAAGCGCCTGCCCGACGCGCAGCGGGATGGCGACCGGATTCTGGGTGTGATCCGTAGCACGGCCGCCAACCATAACGGCCACACCATAAGCGTCGCGACGCCCTCCGGCGAGGCGCAGACCGCGGTGTACCGCGCGGCTCTTGCCGCAGCGGGCGTGGACGCCGGCACCGTCGGCATGGTCGAGGCGCACGGCACGGGTACTCCCGTCGGTGACCCAATCGAGTATACTAGCCTTTCCGAGGTCTACGGCCTCGGCAGCCCCTGCGTGCTCGGCGCCTCGAAGACCAATTTCGGGCACACTCAGGCGGCCGCTGGTGCGCTGGGGATGATGAAAGCGCTCCTTTCCGTCCGGCACGGCGTAGTCCCCAAGAACCTGCACTTCGAAGCCTTGCCTGATGAACTGGCCCGGATCGACACTGGACTGTTTGTGCCGAAAGAGAATACGCCGTGGCCGCTGGATGACGGACAGCCGCGACGTGCGGCGGTGTCGGCGTACGGGATCTCCGGAACGAATGTGCACGCGATCGTCGAGGAGGCTCCCAAACCGCTTTCCGGCAACGGCGCGGCAATCAGACCGGGCCGCGACGGCCCACTGCTGTTCCCGCTGACATCCTCGTCGGCCGCGGGACTGCAGGAAGCCGCCGGGCGGCTTGCCGACTGGGTCGAGGCGCAACCGTCGGAGTTGGCGACGCCGGATCTGGCCTACACGCTTGCTCGCCGGCGTGATCACCGCTCAGTGCGGACAGCCGTGCTTGCCAGCACCAACGCGGAGCTGGTAGCGGCGCTGCGGGAGGTCGCCAAAGGTGATGCTATTTGCCAGGAAGTGGTGGGTCAGGACGAACGCGGTCCGGTCTGGGTGTTCTCCGGCCAGGGATCGCAGTGGGCCGCAATGGGCGCGGACCTGCTGGCGAACGAGCCAGCATTCGCGGCGGCCATCGCCGAAATCGAGCCACTGATCGCTGCCGAATCCAGCTTCTCGGTGACCAACGCGCTGACCGCACCCGAGAAGGTGACCGGCATCGATCGGATCCAGCCAGCGATCTTCGCCATGCAGGTCGCACTGGCGGCCACGATGCAATCTTATGGAGTCCGGCCCGGCGCGGTCATTGGCCATTCGATGGGCGAGTCCGCGGCCGCTGTCGTCGCGGGAGCGCTGTCGCTGGAAGACGGTGCGCGGATCATCTGCCGGCGCTCGCGACTGATGACCAAGATCGCCGGTTCGGGTGCGATGGCGTCGGTAGAGCTGCCTGCCCAGCAAGTACTTTCGGAGCTCATGGCGCGCGGCGTCAATGACGCCGTGGTGGCGGTGGTGGCCTCTCCGCAATCCACCGTTATTGGCGGCGCAACCGAGACGGTCCGCAAGTTGGTCGCGTCGTGGGAGAAGCGCGATGTGATGGCCCGCGAGGTTGCTGTCGACGTGGCATCGCATTCGCCGCAAGTCGATCCGATCCTCGACGAACTCTACGACGTTCTGGCGGAGATCGAGCCGTTGACGCCTAAGGTTCGGTACTACTCTGCCACCTCGTTCGACCCTCGCGAGGAGCCGTACTGCGACGCCAACTACTGGGTCGACAACCTGCGCCACACGGTGCGTTTCTCGGCGGCGGTGCAGGCGGCTCTAGAGGACGGCTTCCGGATCTTCGGTGAATTATCACCCCACCCGCTGCTGACCCACGCGATCGATCAGACCGCCCGCAGCCTCGACATGACAGTAGCTGCGCTTGCCGCGATGCGGAAGGATCAGCCGCTACCCCACGGGCTGCGCGGATTGTTGGGCGACTTTTTCGCCATCGGTGCCACGGTCGACTTCTCCCTGTTCTACCCTGGTGGACAGCTAATGGATGCCCCGCTGCCGGCGTGGACACACCGGAGCTTATTATTAAGCCGCGAGGGTCACAGCTCTCGCGCGTTGCGTTCGAGCGTTGCGGTTCACCCGTTGATGGGTCAGCACGTACGGCTGCCCCAGCAACCCGAGCGCCACGTTTGGCAGGCAGAAATCGGTACCGCGACGCTGCCCTGGCTGGGTGACCATCAGGTCCACGGCACCGCCGCCCTGCCGGGTGCGGCGTACTGCGAGATGGCGCTCGCCGCGTCCCGCACCATCTTCGGCGAGGCATCTGGGGTTAGCGATGTCCGCTTCGAGCAGATGCTGCTCCTCGATGAGCAAAGGCAAATTAGCCTTAGCGCAACCGCGGAGGTGTCCGGCACCCTCGCGTTCGTGGTGGAGACCAATGAAGACGGGATGCAAGCGCGGCGCGCTTCCGCAGTATTGCACAAGGTCGATGATAAGGAGCGGCCCGCCGCCGAGGACATTGACGGGTTGCTGGCCGCGCACCCGAATCGCCTGGAAGGCGCTAACCTCCGGGACGCCATCGACCTCCGCGGCATTCAGTATGGTCCGGCATTCGCCGGTCTCGCCGCCGTTCACACTACTGAGGGAAACGGCACCACGGTGTTGGCCGAGATCGGTCTGCCCAGCGTCATCCGGACACAACAGAGCAGTTACGGCGTGCATCCGGCACTGCTCGATGCCTGCTTTCAGTCGGTCGCCGCCCACCCTAGTGTTACGAACGCCAGCCTCAGCGGCCTGCTGCTGCCGCTCGGCGTCCGGCAGCTGCGGGTTCACGGCCCCATCAGCACGGCCCGCTACTGCTACTCGAGGGTGACGGCGGCGACCGGCGGCGCCGTCGAGGCCGACCTCGACATCCTGGACAAGCACGGCAATGTCCTGCTGACGGTGCGCGGACTGCAAATGAGCACAGGGGTCTCGCCGAGCGCCGCGCAGGCCCGGATGATGGCCGAGCGGTTGCTGACCGTGGAATGGCAGCAACGCGCCCTGCCGGAGGCGGGCACCACCGAGACTGGAGCATGGCTTCTGGTCAATACGTCCGATGCCGCCGATCTCATGGCGATGGCGCTCGCCGATGCGATGAAGCCGCGCGAGGCAGAATGCACCACGCTGTCTTGGCACCGAGGGGCTGACCATCGGGCGATGGCCGAGCGGCTGCGCCGTGAGATCGAAAAAGGCGGCTACATCGGGGTGGTTGTGATCACCGAGCCGAAGAACGGTAATGCGGTCGGAGAAAGCGCCGCGCGTGGCAGTGAGTACGTCCGCCACGTGGTGCGCATCGCCCGCGAACTGCCAAACATTGAGGGCCCGTCGCCTCGGCTTTACGTCATCACCAGGAACGCTCAGAAGGTGCTGTCGGACGACGCTCCCAATCTGGAGCAGGGCGGACTGCGCGGCCTGCTCCGTGTGATCGGCGTCGAGCATCCGCACCTGCACACCACCCACATCGATCTTGATGAGCACACCAAGGCCGATCAGGTGGTCCGCCAGTTGTTGCTGATGGCGCCGGGGGAAGACGAAACGGCCTGGCGTAACGACGAGTGGTACACGGCGCGCCTGTGCCCCGCTCCGCTGCGCCACGACGAACGCCAAACCACCGTCGCGGAACACGAACGCGACGGCATGCGCATGCACATCCGAACCCCGGGTGACCTGCAAACGATGGAGTTCGCCGCGTTCGAGCGCATTCCGCCGGGTCCCGGGCAGATCGAGGTCGCGGTCACCGCATCGAGTATTAACTTCGCCGATGTTCTCAACGCGTTCGGCGTTCTCAACTCGTTCGGCCTCTATCAAAGCTTCGACGGAATCTTGCCCCGGCTGGGCACGGATTTCGCGGGCGTGGTGACGGCCGTCGGATCCGACGTCACCAACCACAAGATCGGCGATCACGTCGGCGGCATGTCCGTCAACGGCTGCTGGGCCACGTTCGTCGCCTGTGATGCGCGTCTGGCCACCAAGCTGCCGGAGGGCATGACCGACGCCCAGGCAGCCGCGGTAACCACTGCCCACGCGACCGCATGGTACGGCCTGAACGGCCTGGCCCGCATCAAGGCTGGCGACAAGGTGCTGATCCACTCCGGAACCGGTGGCGTGGGACAGGCTGCGATCGCGATCGCGCGCGCGGCGGGTGCCGAGATCTTTGCCACCGCGGGCAGCGAGCAGCGTCGACAGCTATTGCGCGACATGGGAATCGACCATGTCTACGACTCGCGCAGCGTCGAGTTCGCCGATCAGATCCGTCGCGACACCGACGGGTACGGCGTGGACGTCGTGCTCAACTCGGTGACGGGCGCCGCGCAGTTGGCCGGGCTCAATCTGCTCGCGCTGGGCGGACGGTTCGTCGAGATCGGCAAGCGCGACATCTACGGGGACACCAAGCTAGGCCTCTCCCCGTTCCGTCGCAACCTCGCGTTCTGGGGCGTCGACCTGGGACTGATGTCGGTCAGCCATCCACAGCAGGTCAGCGAGATCCTGAGCACCGTCTACCGGTTGATTGCCGAGGGCGGGCTGCCAATGCCCGAGAGCACGCACTATCCGCTCGCCGATGCGGTAACGGCGATTCGTGCGATGAGCGCGGCCGAACACACCGGCAAGCTCATCCTCGGCATCCCGCAGGCCGGACGCAGCAGCGTGGTGCTGCCGCCCGAGCAGGTTCCGGCTTTCCGGCGCGACGCCTCCTACATTATCACCGGCGGTTTGGGCGGCCTCGGACTGTTCCTGGCCGAGAAGATGGCCGCCGCAGGCGCCGGACGGATCGTGCTCAACTCTCGTTCCGAGCCTACGGCAAAGGTGCTCGAGACAATCGAACGCGTCCGTTCGATGGGGTCTGATGTGTTGGTGGAGCGCGGTGACATCGCTCAGGCTGACACCGCGGGGCGCTTGCTGGCGACGGCGACCGCCACCGGACTTCCGCTGCGTGGTGTGCTGCACGCGGCTGCGGTGGTCGAGAATGCCACGTTGACGAACATCACCGACGAACTGATCGACCGTGACTGGGCGCCCAAGGTGTACGGCGCGTGGAGGCTGCACGAGGCTACCGCAGCCGCGGACCTGGACTGGTTCTGTTTGTTCTCGTCGGCGGCCGCGCTGCTGGGATCGCCGGGCCAGGGTGCTTACGCGGCCGCCAATAGCTGGTTGGACGCATTCGCCCACTGGCGGCGCGCACAGGGCCTGCCGGCCATGGCAATTGCCTGGGGCGCCTGGGGGGAGATCGGCCGCGGTGCAGAGTTTGCGGAAGGCAGCGGCGCCGCGATCACTCCGGACGAGGGCGCGTATGCGTTCGAGGAGCTGCTGCGCCACGACCGTGGGTATACCGGCTACAACCCGCTCATCAGAACACCGTGGATCACGTCCGTCGCAGAACGCAGCAAGTTCTTCGAAATGTTCAAAGCCGAGGGGCAAAAGCGCTCAGGCTCAAGCAAACTGCGCGCTGAACTCGCCGAGTTGCCGCTCGACGAGTGGCCCGCTCGGCTGCGACGTCTGCTCTCGGAGCAGATCGGTCTGAGCCTGCGTCGGAACGTCAACCCGGACCACCCGCTTTCCGAGTACGGCCTCGACTCGCTGGGCAACCTCGAACTGCGCATTCATATCGAGGGCGAGACGGGAGTTCGCATCACCTCTTCCGACATCACAACCGTTCGAGGTTTGGCGGATCACCTATTCCAGAAGCTGGCGCCCACGAAAGAGAACGCTACGACACACGCGTGA